Proteins from one Niallia circulans genomic window:
- a CDS encoding DUF4021 domain-containing protein — translation MENNKQIQKEELTKKLAAQQAALGVDLDEQEINGLWGMLETQEEDDLHHKENNK, via the coding sequence TTGGAAAACAATAAACAAATTCAAAAAGAAGAATTAACGAAGAAACTGGCAGCTCAGCAGGCAGCTTTAGGTGTAGATTTGGATGAACAAGAAATCAATGGATTATGGGGCATGCTAGAAACGCAAGAAGAGGATGACTTGCACCACAAGGAGAATAATAAATAA
- the yneA gene encoding cell division suppressor protein YneA, translating into MVEKIWRKHSYSIILIILSFMTCFVIALKSSHEDTQKYIKVTVSQGDSLWGISNQYENLYSMPKEEFMSWIEKHNDISRDQIQSGQELVIPVLLEKQNTMLAAD; encoded by the coding sequence ATGGTCGAAAAAATTTGGAGAAAACATTCATATTCTATCATTCTAATAATATTGAGCTTCATGACATGCTTTGTGATTGCTTTAAAATCAAGTCATGAGGATACACAAAAATACATTAAAGTCACTGTTAGCCAAGGAGATTCTTTATGGGGAATTTCCAATCAATACGAAAATTTATACAGCATGCCAAAAGAAGAATTCATGAGTTGGATTGAAAAGCACAATGATATTTCGCGCGATCAAATTCAATCTGGACAGGAGCTTGTCATACCTGTTCTGCTTGAAAAGCAGAACACAATGCTTGCGGCAGACTAA
- a CDS encoding TIGR00730 family Rossman fold protein: MKRIAVFCGSSTGSSPIYMDAARELGKELARRKIGLVYGGSSIGLMGSIASAVLEEGGTVTGVLPQFLENKEIAYKGLTELITVHSMHERKAKMTELADGFITLPGGAGTMEEFFEIFTWAQLGLHQKPCGILNTNHYYDPLVNLINHMADAEFLQEKYRSIAIVEENPAVMLDRFHTYQPPSIKTYITEKQT; encoded by the coding sequence GTGAAAAGAATAGCCGTTTTTTGTGGTTCAAGCACAGGCAGTTCTCCTATTTATATGGATGCAGCAAGAGAATTGGGGAAAGAACTTGCCAGAAGAAAGATTGGGTTAGTATATGGTGGTTCCAGTATAGGCTTGATGGGCAGCATTGCTAGTGCTGTCTTGGAGGAAGGAGGAACAGTAACGGGAGTGCTTCCGCAATTCCTCGAAAATAAAGAAATTGCTTATAAAGGTTTGACGGAATTGATTACGGTTCATTCGATGCACGAACGAAAGGCAAAAATGACGGAGTTAGCTGATGGATTCATCACATTGCCTGGCGGTGCAGGAACAATGGAAGAGTTTTTTGAAATTTTCACATGGGCTCAACTCGGCCTCCACCAAAAGCCGTGCGGTATATTGAATACGAATCATTATTATGATCCCTTAGTGAATCTTATTAATCATATGGCAGATGCTGAATTCCTTCAAGAAAAATACAGAAGTATTGCAATTGTGGAAGAGAATCCTGCAGTCATGCTTGACAGGTTTCATACATATCAACCACCGAGTATAAAGACATATATAACGGAGAAGCAAACATAG
- a CDS encoding (2Fe-2S)-binding protein: protein MHIPAKKTLIKLFVNGEEKQVAVIPNKTLLIVLREDLHLTGSKPGCLNGDCGACTVLVDNEPMKSCLMLAVETIDKEVITVEGLFEAPIQKAFIEQFAFQCGYCTPGFIINAHALTKVPNADKEMIREWLSSNICRCTSYEEIEHAVLEAMGKLNM, encoded by the coding sequence ATGCATATTCCAGCAAAAAAAACGCTGATAAAGCTCTTCGTTAATGGGGAAGAAAAACAAGTGGCTGTTATCCCGAACAAAACCTTGCTGATAGTTTTACGAGAAGATTTGCATTTAACAGGGAGCAAGCCAGGCTGTTTAAACGGTGATTGTGGGGCATGTACGGTCCTTGTTGACAATGAGCCAATGAAATCATGTTTAATGCTTGCAGTCGAGACTATTGATAAAGAAGTTATTACCGTTGAGGGTTTGTTTGAAGCGCCAATCCAAAAAGCCTTTATCGAGCAGTTTGCCTTCCAATGCGGCTACTGCACACCAGGGTTTATTATAAATGCACATGCACTAACAAAGGTTCCGAACGCAGATAAAGAAATGATTCGGGAATGGCTGTCATCTAATATTTGCAGGTGCACGAGCTATGAAGAAATTGAGCATGCCGTCCTTGAAGCAATGGGAAAATTAAATATGTAA
- a CDS encoding CBO0543 family protein, translating into MIFLIQGMATSSDIMEAKKLLVELTIDHWLYHDLFSIQWWILVSATIIPYFIWWKLVNKKRFYEIFTYGLLCGCFSIVLDIIGTEMLLWSYPDKLLPWIPPLIPADLVMIPITAMLVYQYTNKWQTFIIGTILWAALFSYIFEPLFVEWDMFVLGDYWKHSYSFIGFILLGIVLRVIFKGIKLGLMHSLKDTT; encoded by the coding sequence ATGATATTCCTTATTCAAGGTATGGCAACATCTTCAGATATTATGGAAGCGAAAAAGCTTCTCGTTGAACTGACTATCGATCATTGGCTTTATCATGATTTGTTTTCAATACAGTGGTGGATTCTTGTCAGTGCAACCATAATCCCTTATTTTATTTGGTGGAAACTAGTTAATAAAAAGCGGTTTTACGAAATTTTTACATACGGGCTACTTTGCGGCTGTTTTTCAATTGTTTTGGACATTATCGGCACAGAAATGTTGCTGTGGAGCTATCCTGATAAGCTCCTTCCATGGATCCCTCCATTAATTCCTGCCGATTTGGTAATGATTCCAATAACCGCCATGCTCGTATATCAGTATACAAATAAGTGGCAGACTTTTATTATTGGCACAATCCTTTGGGCAGCATTGTTTTCTTATATTTTCGAGCCGCTATTTGTGGAATGGGATATGTTTGTGCTTGGTGACTACTGGAAACACTCTTACTCCTTTATTGGCTTCATCCTCCTAGGCATTGTATTAAGAGTGATATTTAAAGGAATAAAGCTTGGACTAATGCACAGCTTAAAGGACACCACATAG
- the lepB gene encoding signal peptidase I, producing the protein MKNSWKQEMYSVLKCILFAFILVLVCRNFFFTPSVVHGESMSPTFEDGNKIILSKIGDIKRFDMIVFHAPDSDNNYIKRVIGVPGDTISVKDDILYVNGKAFEEPYLTENKKEASTIKLTGDFTLQERTGETTVPKHSLFVLGDNRLYSKDSRIFGLVNKNSVIGKVVFRIYPLNEIGLP; encoded by the coding sequence ATGAAAAATAGCTGGAAACAAGAAATGTATTCTGTACTGAAATGCATTCTTTTTGCCTTTATCCTTGTTCTTGTCTGCAGGAATTTCTTCTTTACCCCAAGTGTTGTTCATGGTGAAAGCATGTCTCCCACTTTCGAGGATGGCAACAAAATTATTCTCAGCAAAATTGGCGATATCAAACGCTTTGACATGATTGTATTTCATGCACCAGACAGCGATAATAATTACATAAAAAGAGTGATTGGAGTTCCAGGTGATACGATTTCTGTTAAGGATGACATATTGTATGTGAATGGCAAAGCCTTCGAAGAGCCTTATTTAACAGAAAACAAAAAAGAGGCTTCTACCATTAAGCTCACTGGCGACTTTACGCTACAAGAGAGAACAGGTGAAACAACTGTTCCAAAGCACAGTTTGTTTGTTTTAGGTGATAATCGTTTATACAGTAAAGACAGCAGAATCTTTGGTTTAGTAAACAAAAACTCTGTCATCGGCAAAGTTGTCTTTCGCATTTATCCACTTAATGAAATTGGACTTCCATAA
- a CDS encoding DUF2383 domain-containing protein — translation MNTDQSIKTLNKFLQGQYMGIHSYEHFIQNLEDMSLKNSFTDILTDHTNNAHRISERISQLGGEPVDSEGIIGKAESILGNIFDPDKGDEVIIKHAIKGENLYGIKMSEQLVRDKLDDESMNLVHQILNNDREHVDLLKSLIH, via the coding sequence GTGAATACAGATCAATCGATAAAAACATTAAATAAATTTCTGCAGGGACAATATATGGGGATACATTCGTATGAACATTTTATTCAAAATCTAGAGGATATGTCCTTAAAGAACTCTTTTACGGACATTTTAACAGATCATACGAATAATGCTCATCGTATTTCAGAGAGGATTTCTCAATTAGGCGGCGAACCGGTAGATAGTGAGGGGATAATTGGCAAGGCAGAATCGATTCTTGGCAATATATTTGATCCTGACAAAGGGGATGAAGTCATCATTAAACATGCAATAAAGGGAGAAAATTTATATGGTATTAAAATGTCTGAGCAGCTTGTCAGAGATAAGCTCGATGATGAAAGCATGAATCTAGTTCACCAAATATTAAATAATGACAGAGAACATGTTGACTTATTAAAGTCGTTAATACATTAA
- a CDS encoding histidine phosphatase family protein encodes MSKLKLYFVRHGETQYNIEKRMQGFCDSPLTDRGIQQAKAVGAGLASIDFEAVYASESQRVQDTAKFALGEKALPIKTDARLKEMNFGVLESLLQEEIISEHGNILEKIFSMSDIDFKVPKGESFTDLLTRTKSAVDEIIATHKEKGGNILIFSHGVTIGYLIMSLAKMDTFPHHDNCCVSIISYENGEISVEKAADPSFRDRGMELLSSTK; translated from the coding sequence ATGTCTAAATTAAAACTATACTTTGTCCGTCATGGAGAAACTCAATACAATATCGAAAAAAGAATGCAGGGATTTTGTGATTCCCCCCTCACTGATAGAGGGATTCAGCAAGCTAAAGCAGTTGGCGCAGGGCTTGCTTCGATTGATTTTGAAGCTGTTTATGCAAGTGAAAGTCAACGGGTGCAGGATACTGCTAAATTCGCATTAGGCGAAAAAGCACTGCCAATTAAAACAGATGCTCGTTTAAAGGAAATGAATTTTGGTGTCTTGGAATCATTGTTACAGGAAGAAATTATCTCCGAGCACGGCAATATATTGGAAAAAATCTTTTCCATGTCTGATATTGATTTCAAAGTTCCAAAAGGAGAGTCTTTTACCGATTTATTAACAAGAACAAAATCAGCTGTTGATGAAATAATCGCCACACATAAGGAGAAAGGCGGAAACATACTGATTTTCTCTCATGGTGTCACTATCGGATACTTGATTATGTCACTTGCAAAAATGGATACATTTCCGCATCATGATAATTGCTGTGTTTCCATTATTTCCTATGAAAATGGTGAAATCTCAGTCGAAAAGGCTGCAGATCCCTCTTTCCGAGACAGAGGCATGGAATTGCTTTCATCAACAAAATAA
- a CDS encoding nucleotidyltransferase domain-containing protein produces the protein MNDVIISKLVEIERSHAVTILYAIEAGSRSQGVSNSNSDYDVRFIYMHEKDWYLSLDQKKDTIEVQEDRLDISGWDLAKTLRLLRKSNISLSEWLQSKIVYQEVPGFAQELLQLFKASFNAKSAFYHHLQLAKKNYLAYKHKQKNPKIYYYSLKSILACNWIHQRKQMPPNDMMQLLEDVEISAELLTEVNLLLKEKISGKKQEHELNTLRGFMDAELEQLQSIGQDMSISITNEREITLALDNFFRKMLNRYE, from the coding sequence ATGAATGATGTGATCATTTCTAAGCTAGTGGAGATTGAAAGAAGTCATGCTGTTACAATTCTATATGCAATAGAAGCCGGCAGCCGTTCACAAGGTGTGTCTAATTCTAATAGTGATTATGATGTGCGATTTATATATATGCATGAAAAGGATTGGTATTTGTCACTCGATCAGAAGAAGGACACAATAGAAGTGCAGGAAGACAGGCTTGATATTAGCGGGTGGGATCTTGCAAAAACTTTAAGACTTTTACGGAAATCAAATATATCTCTTTCAGAGTGGCTGCAGTCAAAGATCGTTTATCAGGAAGTACCAGGATTTGCACAAGAGTTATTGCAATTATTTAAAGCATCTTTTAATGCGAAAAGTGCGTTTTATCATCATCTGCAACTTGCGAAAAAAAATTATCTAGCTTACAAACACAAACAAAAAAATCCTAAAATTTATTATTATTCCTTAAAATCCATTCTTGCCTGCAACTGGATTCACCAGAGGAAACAAATGCCACCAAATGATATGATGCAGCTGTTAGAGGATGTTGAAATTTCTGCAGAACTACTCACCGAAGTAAACCTTCTTTTAAAGGAGAAAATAAGCGGGAAGAAACAAGAGCATGAGTTAAATACTCTCAGGGGATTTATGGATGCTGAGCTAGAGCAGCTTCAAAGTATTGGTCAGGATATGTCTATCAGTATAACTAATGAGAGAGAAATCACGCTTGCATTAGATAACTTCTTTAGAAAAATGCTTAATCGTTATGAATGA
- a CDS encoding FAD binding domain-containing protein — protein sequence MIYDYYKPTRLLEATELFRKVQVEGGKPLYFGGGTEIITLFRLQEISLDTAIDIKAIDAVRIHDIVEGYFAIGAAVTLTEIQTKNQFPLLTEVAKEVADRTARNKITFGGNICGNIFYREAVLPLLLTDSLVVTAVGQDINMNHITSKFNEKMLLDDGEIFVQAFIEDKYLHAPYIARKKRQQWDTGYPLITAAALKIDNHIRVALSGLCAFPFRSIQMEAALNETGLREEEKLNRAIAAVPGEILDDVEGSKEYRLFVLRNLLEEILVSLERV from the coding sequence ATGATTTATGATTATTATAAACCAACTCGTTTGCTTGAGGCGACAGAGCTTTTTAGAAAGGTGCAGGTTGAAGGAGGAAAGCCTCTTTATTTTGGTGGAGGAACGGAAATCATAACCCTTTTTCGACTACAGGAAATCAGCTTGGACACGGCTATTGATATAAAGGCTATCGATGCAGTCAGAATTCATGATATCGTTGAAGGCTATTTTGCAATTGGTGCTGCAGTCACGCTAACAGAGATTCAGACGAAAAATCAGTTCCCTCTGTTAACAGAGGTGGCAAAAGAGGTGGCTGACAGGACAGCACGAAACAAGATAACGTTTGGAGGAAATATATGCGGAAACATCTTTTACAGGGAAGCTGTTCTTCCGCTCCTTCTGACAGACAGTCTTGTTGTCACTGCAGTTGGGCAGGACATCAATATGAATCATATAACCTCAAAGTTTAATGAAAAGATGCTTTTGGATGATGGAGAGATATTTGTCCAGGCATTCATTGAGGACAAATATTTGCATGCTCCATATATAGCCCGAAAGAAAAGACAGCAATGGGATACAGGGTATCCGCTTATAACAGCGGCAGCTTTAAAGATAGACAATCACATCCGGGTAGCCTTAAGCGGACTATGTGCCTTCCCATTCCGCTCCATACAAATGGAGGCTGCGCTTAATGAAACAGGGTTAAGGGAAGAGGAAAAGCTTAACAGGGCGATTGCTGCAGTTCCTGGTGAAATCCTTGATGACGTAGAAGGATCAAAGGAGTACCGCCTATTTGTATTAAGGAATCTGCTTGAGGAAATCTTAGTGAGCTTGGAGAGGGTGTAG
- a CDS encoding NUDIX hydrolase — protein MEEELLKVFDEQFNPIGKAARTKIHAEGLWHETVHFWLITKTSGNYYVFLQKRSKSKKDYPALLDITAAGHLLAMETSEDGIRELQEELGLPAIEVDKLFKLGLVKNIIHTNQLIDNEFSHVYLYIVNKDISFQLQETEVSDIVVSEFTAFYQFCMAERNELLIYPWRNGIVVSEEERKVGKNSFVPHEEAYFKKVAELLNQQLENLK, from the coding sequence ATGGAAGAAGAACTGTTAAAAGTATTTGATGAACAATTTAATCCTATTGGAAAAGCAGCGAGAACAAAAATCCATGCAGAAGGCCTCTGGCATGAAACCGTTCATTTCTGGCTTATCACAAAAACGAGCGGCAATTATTATGTGTTTCTACAAAAACGAAGCAAAAGCAAAAAGGATTACCCGGCACTACTGGATATAACGGCAGCAGGCCATTTATTGGCAATGGAAACATCAGAAGATGGGATAAGAGAGCTGCAGGAGGAATTGGGGCTACCGGCGATCGAGGTGGACAAGCTATTTAAGCTTGGACTAGTGAAGAATATCATCCATACAAACCAGTTAATAGATAATGAATTTAGCCATGTTTATTTGTATATAGTGAATAAAGATATTTCTTTTCAGTTGCAGGAAACGGAAGTCTCTGACATTGTTGTATCTGAGTTTACTGCCTTTTATCAATTTTGTATGGCAGAAAGGAATGAATTGCTCATTTATCCTTGGCGAAACGGAATAGTAGTTAGCGAGGAAGAACGTAAAGTTGGCAAAAACAGCTTTGTTCCACATGAGGAAGCTTATTTTAAAAAAGTAGCAGAACTTCTCAACCAGCAATTAGAAAACCTCAAATAG
- a CDS encoding xanthine dehydrogenase family protein molybdopterin-binding subunit codes for MHIIGKSVVRKESKSKVTGYAHYTADSTTGEALFVRLVKSKYAHANILKIDETKALQQKGVRAVILGKGLPYVGEEVRDRPPIAHTKVRYIGEIVALIVADSYDAAQTAEELLEIKYEVLPVVNSPIQAMQKEAPILHERINEYDKDPGIYPVTGTNIINKTKIRKGNMEKGWSDSAVIVDATYFLPIADHSAMETRSATCEIMKDGEVLITTSSQAPYMVKKILSRDFHIPTGKIIVKTPFVGGGYGGKASVQLEIFAYLASRAVGGRLVKIVNTREDDLLVSPVHIGLHAKVKLGCSSDGKLTAAELEYIFDGGAYADKSPHLTTAGAVDCTGPYKLENVFCDSLCVYTNHPYAAPFRGFSHGEVHFAFERSMEMMAKKLNMDPLHFRQINAIHPGDQTPTRVVLNKSNVGNVEACINKLRPLFNWENGMVERIDEHVLRVKGVSCSWKNSTIGPDAGSGVVLTFNSDGSINLMSGLVEVGTGTKTVLAQILAEKMKMDINDIYVRMTVDTQTEPEHWKTVASRGTLMAGRAVLAAADDAINQIKSLGSTVMRVPVEDLEVGYKRVYLRDDPAAFVPFKDIVYGYVYPNGNAIGGQIVARGKYILRGLTNLDPETGEGNPGPEWAVGAHGVEVDFNTKDFTYRIRKAITVMDIGEILNYKAAVGQVKGAMSMGLSWAAREGFYFDENGKVLNHQLRTYRPIRFGEHPEYIADFVKTPHLEAPYGARGAGEHGLIGIPAALANALSLAAGVELTRLPLIPEEIWRSKKELDKDDL; via the coding sequence TTGCATATAATTGGAAAAAGCGTGGTGCGGAAGGAGTCAAAAAGCAAGGTAACAGGCTATGCCCACTATACTGCTGATAGTACGACTGGAGAAGCGCTATTTGTAAGACTTGTTAAAAGCAAGTATGCACATGCAAATATTCTTAAAATTGATGAAACAAAAGCACTGCAGCAAAAAGGGGTGCGGGCAGTGATTTTGGGCAAAGGCTTGCCATATGTTGGGGAGGAGGTTCGAGATAGACCTCCTATAGCACACACAAAGGTCCGCTATATTGGCGAGATAGTCGCACTAATTGTTGCTGATTCATATGATGCTGCCCAAACAGCTGAGGAGCTGCTTGAAATAAAGTATGAGGTGCTGCCTGTCGTTAACTCACCAATACAGGCAATGCAAAAGGAAGCTCCTATCTTACATGAACGGATAAATGAATATGATAAAGATCCAGGCATTTATCCAGTAACAGGAACAAATATCATCAACAAAACCAAAATCCGTAAAGGCAATATGGAAAAAGGCTGGTCAGATTCTGCTGTGATTGTGGACGCAACATACTTTTTGCCAATAGCAGACCATAGTGCAATGGAAACAAGAAGTGCTACTTGTGAAATAATGAAAGACGGTGAGGTGCTGATAACAACAAGCTCACAGGCACCATATATGGTGAAAAAGATTCTGAGCAGAGACTTTCATATCCCCACAGGCAAGATAATTGTCAAAACCCCGTTTGTTGGGGGAGGCTATGGCGGCAAAGCCTCTGTACAGCTTGAAATATTTGCTTATCTTGCAAGCAGGGCAGTTGGCGGAAGGCTTGTGAAAATAGTCAATACAAGAGAAGATGATCTTCTTGTGTCACCAGTCCATATCGGTCTTCATGCGAAGGTTAAGCTTGGCTGTTCCTCTGACGGTAAATTAACGGCTGCTGAGCTAGAATATATTTTCGATGGAGGTGCATATGCAGATAAATCTCCGCATTTGACAACAGCAGGAGCAGTTGACTGTACAGGACCGTATAAATTAGAAAATGTATTCTGCGACAGCTTATGCGTGTACACCAATCATCCATATGCTGCCCCATTTCGCGGCTTCAGCCACGGTGAAGTTCATTTTGCTTTTGAACGATCAATGGAAATGATGGCAAAGAAACTGAATATGGACCCACTTCATTTTAGACAAATAAATGCAATCCATCCAGGTGACCAAACACCGACAAGAGTTGTTTTAAATAAAAGCAATGTTGGCAATGTGGAAGCATGTATAAACAAGCTGAGGCCGCTGTTTAACTGGGAAAATGGAATGGTTGAAAGAATTGATGAGCATGTGCTAAGAGTAAAAGGCGTTAGCTGCAGCTGGAAAAATTCAACGATTGGTCCAGACGCCGGTTCAGGCGTTGTGTTAACCTTCAATTCTGATGGCAGCATCAACCTTATGTCTGGTTTGGTCGAGGTTGGAACTGGTACAAAAACAGTGCTAGCACAAATACTAGCAGAAAAGATGAAGATGGATATTAATGATATTTATGTTCGCATGACAGTGGATACTCAAACAGAACCAGAGCACTGGAAGACAGTAGCGAGCAGGGGAACATTAATGGCGGGAAGGGCCGTTCTTGCTGCAGCAGATGATGCCATTAACCAAATAAAGTCGCTTGGTTCTACAGTAATGCGAGTCCCTGTTGAGGATCTTGAAGTTGGCTATAAGCGGGTGTATTTACGCGATGATCCTGCTGCCTTTGTGCCATTTAAGGATATTGTTTATGGTTATGTGTATCCAAATGGGAATGCGATCGGCGGACAGATTGTCGCAAGAGGCAAATATATACTGAGAGGATTAACTAACCTTGACCCGGAAACAGGTGAAGGCAATCCAGGCCCTGAATGGGCTGTTGGTGCACATGGGGTGGAGGTCGATTTCAATACGAAGGATTTTACGTACAGAATAAGAAAGGCTATAACTGTTATGGATATTGGCGAAATATTAAATTATAAGGCAGCTGTAGGACAAGTAAAGGGAGCAATGAGCATGGGGCTGTCATGGGCTGCAAGGGAGGGTTTTTACTTTGATGAAAACGGCAAAGTCCTCAATCATCAGCTGCGGACATACAGACCGATTCGATTTGGTGAGCATCCTGAATACATCGCCGACTTTGTGAAAACACCGCATTTAGAAGCTCCATATGGTGCAAGAGGTGCTGGCGAGCATGGGCTTATTGGAATACCTGCCGCCTTGGCTAATGCATTATCACTAGCAGCTGGGGTAGAGTTAACACGACTGCCGTTGATTCCGGAGGAAATTTGGAGAAGCAAAAAGGAGTTGGACAAAGATGATTTATGA
- a CDS encoding YbaK/EbsC family protein, with the protein MSLENVVTHFAKWEKEKDIMEFATSSATVLEAAETLQVEPARIAKTLSFRKGEEGVLIVTAGDAKIDNKKFKSIFEEKPRMLSAEEVFEKTGHMVGGVCPFGLTTEMNVYLDESLKRFGTVFPACGSSNSAIELSCDELYEFGNGKAWVDVCKGWQDI; encoded by the coding sequence ATGTCATTAGAAAATGTCGTTACACACTTTGCCAAATGGGAAAAGGAAAAAGACATTATGGAATTTGCAACATCAAGTGCGACGGTCCTTGAGGCAGCGGAAACTTTACAGGTAGAGCCGGCAAGAATCGCAAAAACTTTATCATTCCGCAAGGGGGAAGAGGGAGTTCTGATTGTCACGGCAGGAGACGCTAAAATAGATAATAAGAAATTTAAATCGATATTTGAGGAAAAGCCGCGCATGCTTTCAGCAGAGGAAGTATTTGAGAAAACCGGTCATATGGTTGGTGGCGTTTGCCCATTTGGATTGACGACAGAGATGAACGTTTATCTTGATGAATCATTAAAGCGGTTTGGCACTGTTTTCCCTGCATGCGGCAGCAGCAATTCAGCAATAGAGTTATCTTGTGACGAATTGTACGAATTTGGTAATGGTAAAGCATGGGTAGATGTCTGCAAAGGATGGCAAGACATATGA
- a CDS encoding YfiT family bacillithiol transferase, whose product MTDLRYPIGQFEWEDEFTEDVLASWLHDLEQLPAKLREAVTGLSEEQLDTPYRDGGWTIRQVVHHVADSHINAYTRFKLALTEENPVIKPYAEDKWASLPDSQIAVEVSLQLLDSLHARLVSLLRSLSQEQLNKTFVHPESGEVGLKRNIGIYAWHGKHHLGHITSVCDRKGWK is encoded by the coding sequence ATGACAGATTTAAGATACCCAATTGGACAGTTTGAATGGGAGGATGAGTTTACAGAGGATGTGCTTGCTTCATGGTTACATGATTTAGAACAATTGCCTGCCAAGCTGAGAGAAGCTGTGACTGGCTTGTCTGAAGAGCAGCTGGATACTCCTTACCGTGACGGGGGATGGACGATACGCCAGGTAGTCCATCATGTTGCCGATAGCCATATTAATGCCTACACAAGATTTAAGCTTGCTTTAACAGAAGAAAATCCAGTGATAAAGCCTTATGCTGAGGACAAATGGGCAAGCCTGCCTGATTCGCAAATAGCTGTGGAAGTTTCCCTGCAGCTCCTTGACTCCTTGCATGCCCGTCTTGTTTCATTACTGCGGTCATTGTCACAAGAACAATTAAATAAGACGTTTGTTCATCCAGAGTCAGGAGAGGTTGGACTGAAAAGAAATATTGGGATTTATGCTTGGCATGGTAAACACCACCTCGGTCATATAACAAGCGTTTGCGATCGTAAAGGATGGAAATAA
- a CDS encoding YjcZ family sporulation protein: protein MSRGYEENGGGYSNSFALIVVLFILLIIVGASFLG, encoded by the coding sequence ATGTCAAGAGGTTATGAAGAAAACGGTGGCGGGTACTCCAACAGCTTTGCACTAATCGTTGTTCTATTTATTCTATTAATCATCGTAGGTGCATCTTTCTTAGGCTAA
- the lexA gene encoding transcriptional repressor LexA, with product MQKLSKRQLDILEYIKEEVRLKGYPPSVREIAEAVGLASSSTVHGHLARLESKGLIRRDPTKPRAIEILDLEENSIPKYNIINVPVVGKVTAGLPITAIENVEEYFPLPERLAPSDEQVFMLEIMGESMIEAGILDGDYVIVRQQNSANNGDIVVAMTEDDEATVKRFFKERDSIRLQPENSTMEPIILRHVSILGKVIGVYRHIQ from the coding sequence ATGCAAAAGCTATCTAAAAGACAACTAGATATATTGGAATACATAAAAGAAGAAGTCCGCCTCAAAGGCTATCCGCCCTCCGTAAGAGAAATAGCGGAAGCTGTCGGTCTTGCGTCCAGCTCCACTGTTCATGGACACTTGGCAAGGCTTGAAAGCAAAGGACTTATTAGAAGAGACCCAACAAAACCACGGGCGATTGAAATACTAGATTTGGAAGAAAACAGTATACCAAAATACAACATTATTAATGTTCCAGTTGTCGGTAAGGTTACTGCAGGTTTGCCGATTACTGCCATTGAAAATGTGGAAGAGTATTTTCCGCTTCCTGAAAGGCTTGCTCCAAGTGATGAACAAGTATTTATGCTTGAAATAATGGGAGAAAGTATGATTGAAGCAGGAATCCTTGATGGTGACTATGTTATCGTTAGACAACAAAATTCCGCAAACAATGGGGATATCGTTGTTGCGATGACAGAAGATGATGAAGCGACAGTCAAGCGGTTCTTCAAAGAAAGAGATTCTATTCGCTTACAGCCTGAAAACTCCACAATGGAGCCAATTATCCTGCGCCATGTAAGCATACTTGGAAAAGTTATTGGTGTTTACCGTCATATACAATAA